A part of Streptomyces sp. NBC_01451 genomic DNA contains:
- a CDS encoding inorganic phosphate transporter, whose protein sequence is MDTFALIVTIAVALGFTYTNGFHDSANAIATSVSTRALTPRAALAMAAVMNMIGAFLGNGVAKTVSEGLIETPKGSSGMAILFAALVGAITWNLVTWYFGLPSSSSHALFGGMVGAALAGGTKVYWDGVLEKVVVPMFVSPVVGLLAGYLVMTAIMWIFRRANPHKAKRGFRIAQTVSAAGMALGHGLQDAQKTMGIVVMALVIADVEDYGDPIPIWVKISCAVMLSLGTYAGGWRIMRTLGRKIIELDPPQGFAAETTGASIMFATAYLFKAPVSTTHVITSAIMGVGATKRVKAVRWGIAKNIVMGWFITMPAAAAVAAVGYGVVHLAFL, encoded by the coding sequence ATGGACACCTTCGCACTGATCGTGACCATCGCGGTCGCGCTCGGATTCACCTACACGAACGGCTTCCACGACTCGGCGAACGCGATCGCGACCTCCGTGTCGACCCGCGCCCTCACCCCCCGCGCGGCCCTGGCGATGGCCGCGGTGATGAACATGATCGGCGCCTTCCTGGGCAACGGCGTCGCGAAAACGGTCAGCGAGGGCCTGATCGAGACGCCCAAGGGCTCCTCCGGCATGGCGATCCTGTTCGCCGCGCTGGTGGGCGCGATCACCTGGAACCTGGTCACCTGGTACTTCGGCCTCCCCTCGTCCTCCTCGCACGCGCTGTTCGGCGGCATGGTGGGGGCGGCACTGGCGGGCGGCACCAAGGTCTACTGGGACGGCGTCCTGGAGAAGGTCGTCGTCCCGATGTTCGTCTCCCCGGTGGTGGGCCTCCTGGCCGGCTACCTGGTGATGACCGCGATCATGTGGATCTTCCGCCGCGCCAACCCGCACAAGGCCAAGCGCGGCTTCCGTATCGCCCAGACGGTGTCCGCGGCGGGCATGGCCCTGGGCCACGGCCTCCAGGACGCCCAGAAGACGATGGGCATCGTGGTGATGGCCCTGGTCATCGCCGACGTCGAGGACTACGGCGACCCGATCCCGATCTGGGTCAAGATCTCCTGCGCGGTGATGCTGTCCCTGGGCACGTACGCGGGCGGCTGGCGCATCATGCGCACCCTGGGCCGCAAGATCATCGAACTGGACCCGCCCCAGGGCTTCGCGGCGGAGACCACGGGCGCGTCGATCATGTTCGCCACGGCCTACCTCTTCAAGGCCCCCGTCTCCACGACCCACGTCATCACCTCGGCGATCATGGGCGTGGGCGCGACGAAGCGGGTGAAGGCGGTCCGGTGGGGAATCGCCAAGAACATCGTCATGGGCTGGTTCATCACGATGCCCGCGGCGGCGGCGGTGGCCGCCGTCGGCTACGGGGTCGTGCACCTGGCGTTCCTGTAG
- a CDS encoding DUF47 domain-containing protein: MRFRLTPRETSFYDMFAASADNIVTGSRLLMELLGADASGRAEIAERMRAAEHAGDDATHAIFHQLNSSFITPFDREDIYKLASLLDDIMDFMEEAVDLVVLYNVEELPKGVEQQIEVLARAAELTAEAMPNLRTMENLTEYWIEVNRLENQADQIHRKLLAHLFNGKYDAIEVLKLKQIVDVLEEAADAFEHVANTVETIAVKES, translated from the coding sequence GTGCGCTTTCGTCTGACCCCCAGGGAGACGAGCTTCTACGACATGTTCGCCGCGTCCGCGGACAACATCGTCACGGGCTCGCGACTCCTCATGGAACTGCTCGGGGCGGACGCCTCCGGCCGGGCCGAGATCGCAGAGCGTATGCGGGCCGCGGAACACGCCGGTGACGACGCCACACACGCGATCTTCCACCAGCTGAACTCCTCGTTCATCACGCCGTTCGACCGTGAGGACATCTACAAACTCGCCTCGCTGCTCGACGACATCATGGACTTCATGGAGGAGGCCGTCGACCTGGTCGTCCTCTACAACGTGGAGGAACTGCCCAAGGGCGTCGAGCAGCAGATCGAGGTCCTGGCGCGGGCGGCGGAACTGACGGCGGAGGCGATGCCGAACCTCCGCACGATGGAGAACCTGACGGAGTACTGGATCGAGGTGAACCGCCTGGAGAACCAGGCGGACCAGATCCACCGGAAGCTTCTGGCCCACCTGTTCAACGGCAAGTACGACGCGATCGAGGTGCTGAAGCTCAAGCAGATCGTGGACGTGCTGGAGGAGGCGGCGGACGCCTTCGAGCACGTGGCGAACACGGTGGAGACGATCGCCGTCAAGGAGTCCTGA
- a CDS encoding metal-sensitive transcriptional regulator has protein sequence MTTTEAGAETPDVVTGVGTGVGTDAGTAVVTDHDRGVHGYHHQKDEHLKRLRRIEGQIRGLQRMVDEDVYCIDILTQVSASTKALQSFALQLLEEHLRHCVADAALKGGTEIDAKVEEATKAIGRLLRT, from the coding sequence ATGACGACCACCGAGGCCGGCGCGGAGACGCCCGACGTGGTGACCGGTGTGGGGACGGGCGTGGGCACTGATGCCGGGACCGCGGTGGTGACCGACCACGACCGGGGTGTGCACGGGTACCACCATCAGAAGGACGAGCATCTGAAGCGGCTGCGCCGGATCGAGGGGCAGATTCGCGGGCTCCAGCGGATGGTCGACGAGGACGTCTACTGCATCGACATACTCACCCAGGTCTCGGCCTCCACCAAGGCCCTGCAGTCCTTCGCGCTCCAGCTCCTGGAGGAGCACCTGCGGCACTGTGTCGCGGACGCGGCCCTCAAGGGCGGTACGGAGATCGACGCGAAGGTGGAGGAGGCGACCAAGGCGATCGGCCGTCTGCTGCGTACCTGA